Proteins found in one Odocoileus virginianus isolate 20LAN1187 ecotype Illinois unplaced genomic scaffold, Ovbor_1.2 Unplaced_Contig_23, whole genome shotgun sequence genomic segment:
- the TONSL gene encoding tonsoku-like protein isoform X5, whose translation MNLERELRQLSKAKAKAQRSGRLREEASVCHQLGELLASHGCYAEALREHQHELQLLETTDDPLGCAVAHRKIGERLAEMEDYSAALQHQHRYLELACALSNHVEQQRAWATIGRTHLDIYDHDQSQDALQQAQDAFEKSLAILDEKLQGSLPKRELSEMRTRIYLNLGLTCESLQQVALCSAYFKKSIFLAEQNHLYEDLFRARYNLGAIHWRRGQHSQAMRCLEGARECARVLKQGFLESECCLLLSQVLLDLGDFLAAKRALKKAYRLGCQKPLQKASVCQTLKYVLAVVQLQQRLEESEESDPEVAMGICEQLGDLFSKAGDFPKAAAAYQKQLRFAELLSRPGPELAVIHVSLAATLGDMKDHRQAVHHYEAELRLQEGNPLEEAKTWLNIALSRDEAGDAYEVLAPCFQEALGCAQLAGQPQLQRQILRHFHAVQLRLQPQEAPSTEARLQELRVAGDEDEGDGEGEEDDDALETAELELSESEDEADTAPPLEEDEELRGCLGQQRVNKWSRRNDVGETALHRACIEGRLGRVQDLVRQGHPLNPRDYCGWTPLHEACNYGHLDIVRFLLDHGAAVDDPGGQGCDGITPLHDALNCGHFEVAELLIKRGASVTLCTRKGHSPLETLQQWVKLYGKDLDSETQEKAAAMGRLLQAASLGRAPHSSWTPQTLPSNHLFDPETSPPSSPCPGTPEVCEASPRVSQGLAVSAVARPRRSRHKVASSSSSEGEDSTGPSHPTQKKPRHTGPSPQTKAPMAGPASDREVATTSASWAAYRAAIRGVGSTQTCRLGPSPLQGPGEAPIPQAALIPKEECLVGDWLEEDFPMSPGHWGRRPARPQSGGDGGRHHASGPGSDMARRPRARVRARQSRLPYLESRSTPVRADSPATEPARSPDVPRAVAPAGENPTAGQLSGQALPPPIRVRVRVQDNLFLIPVPHREAHSVAWLAEQAAQRHYQASGLLPRLSLQKEGALLAPQDPIPDVLQSNEEVLAEVTSWDLPPLRDRYRRACQSLEQGEHQQVLQAVEHQGSAPAFSACSLALRQAQLTPLLRALKLHSALRELRLAGNRLGDGCVAELLATLDTVPGLTLLDLSSNHLGPEGLRQLAAGLLGQTTLQNLEELDLSMNPLGDGCGQALASVLRACPMLCTLHLQACGFGPSFFLSHQAAVGSAFQDTKGLKTLSLSYNGLGPTALAQVLGSLPAHSLLHLELSSVATGKSGLGLTEPVVRYLSQAASWST comes from the exons ATGAACCTGGAGCGCGAGCTTCGCC AGCTGAGCAAGGCCAAAGCTAAGGCCCAGAGGAGCGGGCGGCTGCGGGAGGAGGCCTCCGTCTGCCACCAGCTAGGGGAGCTCTTGGCCAGCCATG GCTGTTACGCGGAGGCCCTGCGAGAGCACCAGCAcgagctgcagctcctggagaCCACCGACGACCCCCTGGGCTGCGCCGTGGCCCACCGCAAGATCGGAGAACGGCTGGCGGAGATGGAGGACTACTCGGCTGCCCTGCAG CACCAGCACCGCTACCTGGAGCTGGCATGTGCCCTCTCCAACCACGTTGAGCAGCAGAGGGCCTGGGCCACCATTGGCCGCACCCACTTGGACATCTATGACCACGACCAGTCCCAGGACGCCTTGCAGCAGGCACAGGATGCCTTCGAGAAAAGCTTGGCTATCCTGGATGAGAAGCTTCAGG GTTCACTGCCCAAGCGAGAGCTGAGTGAGATGAGGACCCGAATCTACCTCAACCTGGGCCTCACCTGTGAGAGCCTGCAGCAGGTGGCCCTGTGCAGTGCCTACTTCAAGAAAAGCATCTTCCTGGCTGA GCAGAACCACCTGTATGAAGACCTGTTTCGAGCCCGCTACAACCTGGGGGCCATCCACTGGCGGCGGGGGCAGCACTCGCAGGCCATGCGCTGTCTGGAGGGGGCACGGGAGTGCGCGCGCGTCCTGAAGCAGGGCTTCCTGGAGAGCGAGTGCTGCCTGCTGCTCTCACAG GTCCTCCTAGACCTTGGGGATTTTCTAGCTGCCAAGAGAGCTTTGAAGAAGGCCTATCGGCTCGGCTGTCAGAAGCCTTTGCAGAAAGCTTCAGTCTGCCAGACCCTGAAGTATG TGCTGGCGGTGGTCCAGCTGCAGCAGCGGCTGGAGGAGTCCGAGGAGAGTGACCCTGAGGTCGCCATGGGCATCTGTGAGCAGCTGGGGGACCTGTTCTCCAAGGCAGGTGACTTCCCCAAGGCCGCTGCGGCCTACCAGAAGCAG CTGCGCTTTGCGGAGCTGCTCAGCAGGCCGGGGCCTGAGCTGGCCGTCATCCACGTGTCCCTGGCTGCCACCCTGGGAGACATGAAGGACCACCGCCAGGCAGTGCACCACTACGAAGCAGAACTGAGGCTGCAGGAGGGCAACCCCCTGGAG GAGGCCAAGACCTGGTTGAACATTGCGCTGTCCCGTGACGAGGCAGGTGACGCCTACGAGGTGCTGGCGCCATGCTTCCAGGAGGCTCTTGGCTGCGCCCAGCTGGCCGGGCAGCCCCAGCTGCAG AGGCAGATCTTGCGGCACTTTCATGCTGTGCAGCTGCGGCTGCAGCCGCAGGAGGCCCCCAGCACCGAAGCCAGGCTGCAGGAGCTGCGAGTGGCTGGAGATGAGGATGAAGGGGACGGGGAGGGCGAGGAGGACGATGATGCTCTGGAGACTGCGGAGCTGGAGCTCTCTGAGAGTG AGGACGAGGCCGACACAGCCCCACCGCTGGAGGAGGACGAGGAGCTACGAGGCTGCCTGGGCCAGCAGAGGGTCAACAAG TGGAGCCGGCGCAACGACGTGGGAGAGACAGCGCTGCACCGAGCCTGCATCGAGGGCCGGCTGGGCCGCGTCCAGGACCTGGTGAGGCAG GGCCACCCCCTAAACCCTCGGGACTACTGTGGCTGGACACCCCTGCACGAGGCCTGCAACTACGGGCATCTGG ACATCGTCCGTTTCCTGCTGGACCACGGGGCTGCGGTGGATGACCCAGGCGGCCAGGGCTGTGACGGCATCACACCCCTGCATGATGCCCTCAACTGTGGCCACTTTGAGGTGGCTGAGCTGCTCATCAAGCGAGGAGCATCTGTCACCCTCTGCACCAGGAAG GGCCACAGCCCACTGGAGACACTGCAGCAGTGGGTGAAGCTATACGGCAAGGATCTGGACAGTGAAACGCAGGAAAAGGCGGCTGCCATGGGGAGGCTGCTCCAAGCAGCTTCCTTGGGTCGAG CTCCCCACAGCTCCTGGACTCCACAGACCCTCCCAAGTAACCATCTGTTTGACCCTGAGACCTCTCCTCCCTCAAGTCCTTGCCCAGGAACCCCAGAGGTCTGTGAAGCCAGCCCCAGGGTGTCCCAGGGGCTGGCAGTGTCCGCTGTGGCCAGACCACGGAGGAGCAGGCACAAAGTGGCCAGCAGTAGCAGCTCAGAAGGCGAGGACAGCACCGGCCCGTCCCATCCCACCCAGAAGAAGCCCCGGCACACAGGCCCATCACCACAGACCAAGGCCCCGATGGCCGGGCCCGCCAGCGATAGGGAGGTAGCCACAACAAGTGCCAGCTGGGCAGCCTACCGGGCAGCCATCCGCGGAGTGGGCAGTACCCAGACCTGCCGCCTGGGCCCCAGTCCACTGCAAGGGCCTGGCGAGGCCCCCATCCCCCAAGCAGCACTCATCCCTAAGGAGGAGTGTTTGGTTGGGGACTGGCTGGAGGAAGACTTCCCGATGAGCCCTGGTCACTGGGGCCGCCGTCCAGCCCGCCCCCAGAGCGGTGGGGATGGCGGCAGACACCATGCCTCTGGCCCAGGCAGTGACATGGCACGCAGGCCCCGGGCCCGGGTTCGGGCCCGGCAGAGCCGGCTGCCATATCTTGAGAGCCGGAGCACGCCAGTCAGAGCCGACAGCCCGGCCACAGAGCCCGCACGGAGCCCCGACGTCCCCAGGGCTGTGGCGCCCGCTGGAGAAAACCCCACAGCAGGCCAGCTCTCG ggccaggccctgccccctcccatccGAGTCCGAGTTCGAGTTCAGGATAACCTCTTCCTCATTCCCGTTCCACACCG GGAGGCCCACTCCGTGGCCTGGCTGGCTGAGCAGGCCGCCCAGCGTCATTACCAGGCCTCCGGGCTGCTGCCTCGGCTCTCCCTTCAAAAAGAGGGGGCCCTGCTGGCCCCTCAGGACCCTATCCCCGATGTGTTGCAGAGCAACGAGGAG GTGTTGGCCGAGGTGACTTCATGGGACCTCCCCCCACTGAGGGACCGTTACCGCCGGGCCTGCCAGAGCCTGGAGCAAG GGGAGCACCAGCAGGTGCTGCAGGCTGTGGAGCATCAGGGCTCAGCCCCCGCATTCAGCGCCTGCTCCCTGGCACTGCGCCAGGCCCAGCTCACGCCGCTGCTGCGGGCCCTGAAGCTGCACTCAGCGCTCCGGGAGCTTCGCTTGGCCGGGAACCGGCTGGGGGATGGGTGTGTTGCTGAGCTGCTGGCCACCCTGGACACTGTGCCCGGCCTGACCCTCCTCGACCTGTCCTCTAACCACCTGGGCCCTGAAGGCCTGCGCCAGCTTGCTGCAGGTCTCCTGGGGCAGACCACCTTGCAG AACTTAGAAGAGCTGGACTTGAGCATGAACCCCCTCGGGGATGGCTGTGGCCAGGCCCTGGCCTCCGTCCTGCGGGCTTGCCCCATGCTTTGCACCCTGCACCTCCAGGCCTGTGGCTTTGGCCCCAGCTTCTTCCTGAGCCATCAGGCGGCTGTGGGCAGCGCCTTCCAAG ACACCAAGGGCCTGAAGACACTGTCCCTGTCCTACAATGGCCTGGGCCCCACTGCCCTGGCCCAGGTCCTGGGGAGCCTGCCGGCCCACAGCCTCCTGCACCTGGAGCTGAGCTCTGTGGCCACCGGCAAGAGTGGCCTAGGTCTCACGGAGCCCGTGGTTCGCTACCTGAGCCAG GCTGCGTCCTGGAGCACCTGA
- the TONSL gene encoding tonsoku-like protein isoform X4 yields the protein MNLERELRQLSKAKAKAQRSGRLREEASVCHQLGELLASHGCYAEALREHQHELQLLETTDDPLGCAVAHRKIGERLAEMEDYSAALQHQHRYLELACALSNHVEQQRAWATIGRTHLDIYDHDQSQDALQQAQDAFEKSLAILDEKLQGSLPKRELSEMRTRIYLNLGLTCESLQQVALCSAYFKKSIFLAEQNHLYEDLFRARYNLGAIHWRRGQHSQAMRCLEGARECARVLKQGFLESECCLLLSQVLLDLGDFLAAKRALKKAYRLGCQKPLQKASVCQTLKYVLAVVQLQQRLEESEESDPEVAMGICEQLGDLFSKAGDFPKAAAAYQKQLRFAELLSRPGPELAVIHVSLAATLGDMKDHRQAVHHYEAELRLQEGNPLEEAKTWLNIALSRDEAGDAYEVLAPCFQEALGCAQLAGQPQLQRQILRHFHAVQLRLQPQEAPSTEARLQELRVAGDEDEGDGEGEEDDDALETAELELSESEDEADTAPPLEEDEELRGCLGQQRVNKWSRRNDVGETALHRACIEGRLGRVQDLVRQGHPLNPRDYCGWTPLHEACNYGHLDIVRFLLDHGAAVDDPGGQGCDGITPLHDALNCGHFEVAELLIKRGASVTLCTRKGHSPLETLQQWVKLYGKDLDSETQEKAAAMGRLLQAASLGRAPHSSWTPQTLPSNHLFDPETSPPSSPCPGTPEVCEASPRVSQGLAVSAVARPRRSRHKVASSSSSEGEDSTGPSHPTQKKPRHTGPSPQTKAPMAGPASDREVATTSASWAAYRAAIRGVGSTQTCRLGPSPLQGPGEAPIPQAALIPKEECLVGDWLEEDFPMSPGHWGRRPARPQSGGDGGRHHASGPGSDMARRPRARVRARQSRLPYLESRSTPVRADSPATEPARSPDVPRAVAPAGENPTAGQLSGQALPPPIRVRVRVQDNLFLIPVPHREAHSVAWLAEQAAQRHYQASGLLPRLSLQKEGALLAPQDPIPDVLQSNEEVLAEVTSWDLPPLRDRYRRACQSLEQGEHQQVLQAVEHQGSAPAFSACSLALRQAQLTPLLRALKLHSALRELRLAGNRLGDGCVAELLATLDTVPGLTLLDLSSNHLGPEGLRQLAAGLLGQTTLQNLEELDLSMNPLGDGCGQALASVLRACPMLCTLHLQACGFGPSFFLSHQAAVGSAFQDTKGLKTLSLSYNGLGPTALAQVLGSLPAHSLLHLELSSVATGKSGLGLTEPVVRYLSQEGCVLEHLSLSANHLGDTDVRALSRLCCPGSPGPGPLGQGCGAAAGAAAVHQTSLC from the exons ATGAACCTGGAGCGCGAGCTTCGCC AGCTGAGCAAGGCCAAAGCTAAGGCCCAGAGGAGCGGGCGGCTGCGGGAGGAGGCCTCCGTCTGCCACCAGCTAGGGGAGCTCTTGGCCAGCCATG GCTGTTACGCGGAGGCCCTGCGAGAGCACCAGCAcgagctgcagctcctggagaCCACCGACGACCCCCTGGGCTGCGCCGTGGCCCACCGCAAGATCGGAGAACGGCTGGCGGAGATGGAGGACTACTCGGCTGCCCTGCAG CACCAGCACCGCTACCTGGAGCTGGCATGTGCCCTCTCCAACCACGTTGAGCAGCAGAGGGCCTGGGCCACCATTGGCCGCACCCACTTGGACATCTATGACCACGACCAGTCCCAGGACGCCTTGCAGCAGGCACAGGATGCCTTCGAGAAAAGCTTGGCTATCCTGGATGAGAAGCTTCAGG GTTCACTGCCCAAGCGAGAGCTGAGTGAGATGAGGACCCGAATCTACCTCAACCTGGGCCTCACCTGTGAGAGCCTGCAGCAGGTGGCCCTGTGCAGTGCCTACTTCAAGAAAAGCATCTTCCTGGCTGA GCAGAACCACCTGTATGAAGACCTGTTTCGAGCCCGCTACAACCTGGGGGCCATCCACTGGCGGCGGGGGCAGCACTCGCAGGCCATGCGCTGTCTGGAGGGGGCACGGGAGTGCGCGCGCGTCCTGAAGCAGGGCTTCCTGGAGAGCGAGTGCTGCCTGCTGCTCTCACAG GTCCTCCTAGACCTTGGGGATTTTCTAGCTGCCAAGAGAGCTTTGAAGAAGGCCTATCGGCTCGGCTGTCAGAAGCCTTTGCAGAAAGCTTCAGTCTGCCAGACCCTGAAGTATG TGCTGGCGGTGGTCCAGCTGCAGCAGCGGCTGGAGGAGTCCGAGGAGAGTGACCCTGAGGTCGCCATGGGCATCTGTGAGCAGCTGGGGGACCTGTTCTCCAAGGCAGGTGACTTCCCCAAGGCCGCTGCGGCCTACCAGAAGCAG CTGCGCTTTGCGGAGCTGCTCAGCAGGCCGGGGCCTGAGCTGGCCGTCATCCACGTGTCCCTGGCTGCCACCCTGGGAGACATGAAGGACCACCGCCAGGCAGTGCACCACTACGAAGCAGAACTGAGGCTGCAGGAGGGCAACCCCCTGGAG GAGGCCAAGACCTGGTTGAACATTGCGCTGTCCCGTGACGAGGCAGGTGACGCCTACGAGGTGCTGGCGCCATGCTTCCAGGAGGCTCTTGGCTGCGCCCAGCTGGCCGGGCAGCCCCAGCTGCAG AGGCAGATCTTGCGGCACTTTCATGCTGTGCAGCTGCGGCTGCAGCCGCAGGAGGCCCCCAGCACCGAAGCCAGGCTGCAGGAGCTGCGAGTGGCTGGAGATGAGGATGAAGGGGACGGGGAGGGCGAGGAGGACGATGATGCTCTGGAGACTGCGGAGCTGGAGCTCTCTGAGAGTG AGGACGAGGCCGACACAGCCCCACCGCTGGAGGAGGACGAGGAGCTACGAGGCTGCCTGGGCCAGCAGAGGGTCAACAAG TGGAGCCGGCGCAACGACGTGGGAGAGACAGCGCTGCACCGAGCCTGCATCGAGGGCCGGCTGGGCCGCGTCCAGGACCTGGTGAGGCAG GGCCACCCCCTAAACCCTCGGGACTACTGTGGCTGGACACCCCTGCACGAGGCCTGCAACTACGGGCATCTGG ACATCGTCCGTTTCCTGCTGGACCACGGGGCTGCGGTGGATGACCCAGGCGGCCAGGGCTGTGACGGCATCACACCCCTGCATGATGCCCTCAACTGTGGCCACTTTGAGGTGGCTGAGCTGCTCATCAAGCGAGGAGCATCTGTCACCCTCTGCACCAGGAAG GGCCACAGCCCACTGGAGACACTGCAGCAGTGGGTGAAGCTATACGGCAAGGATCTGGACAGTGAAACGCAGGAAAAGGCGGCTGCCATGGGGAGGCTGCTCCAAGCAGCTTCCTTGGGTCGAG CTCCCCACAGCTCCTGGACTCCACAGACCCTCCCAAGTAACCATCTGTTTGACCCTGAGACCTCTCCTCCCTCAAGTCCTTGCCCAGGAACCCCAGAGGTCTGTGAAGCCAGCCCCAGGGTGTCCCAGGGGCTGGCAGTGTCCGCTGTGGCCAGACCACGGAGGAGCAGGCACAAAGTGGCCAGCAGTAGCAGCTCAGAAGGCGAGGACAGCACCGGCCCGTCCCATCCCACCCAGAAGAAGCCCCGGCACACAGGCCCATCACCACAGACCAAGGCCCCGATGGCCGGGCCCGCCAGCGATAGGGAGGTAGCCACAACAAGTGCCAGCTGGGCAGCCTACCGGGCAGCCATCCGCGGAGTGGGCAGTACCCAGACCTGCCGCCTGGGCCCCAGTCCACTGCAAGGGCCTGGCGAGGCCCCCATCCCCCAAGCAGCACTCATCCCTAAGGAGGAGTGTTTGGTTGGGGACTGGCTGGAGGAAGACTTCCCGATGAGCCCTGGTCACTGGGGCCGCCGTCCAGCCCGCCCCCAGAGCGGTGGGGATGGCGGCAGACACCATGCCTCTGGCCCAGGCAGTGACATGGCACGCAGGCCCCGGGCCCGGGTTCGGGCCCGGCAGAGCCGGCTGCCATATCTTGAGAGCCGGAGCACGCCAGTCAGAGCCGACAGCCCGGCCACAGAGCCCGCACGGAGCCCCGACGTCCCCAGGGCTGTGGCGCCCGCTGGAGAAAACCCCACAGCAGGCCAGCTCTCG ggccaggccctgccccctcccatccGAGTCCGAGTTCGAGTTCAGGATAACCTCTTCCTCATTCCCGTTCCACACCG GGAGGCCCACTCCGTGGCCTGGCTGGCTGAGCAGGCCGCCCAGCGTCATTACCAGGCCTCCGGGCTGCTGCCTCGGCTCTCCCTTCAAAAAGAGGGGGCCCTGCTGGCCCCTCAGGACCCTATCCCCGATGTGTTGCAGAGCAACGAGGAG GTGTTGGCCGAGGTGACTTCATGGGACCTCCCCCCACTGAGGGACCGTTACCGCCGGGCCTGCCAGAGCCTGGAGCAAG GGGAGCACCAGCAGGTGCTGCAGGCTGTGGAGCATCAGGGCTCAGCCCCCGCATTCAGCGCCTGCTCCCTGGCACTGCGCCAGGCCCAGCTCACGCCGCTGCTGCGGGCCCTGAAGCTGCACTCAGCGCTCCGGGAGCTTCGCTTGGCCGGGAACCGGCTGGGGGATGGGTGTGTTGCTGAGCTGCTGGCCACCCTGGACACTGTGCCCGGCCTGACCCTCCTCGACCTGTCCTCTAACCACCTGGGCCCTGAAGGCCTGCGCCAGCTTGCTGCAGGTCTCCTGGGGCAGACCACCTTGCAG AACTTAGAAGAGCTGGACTTGAGCATGAACCCCCTCGGGGATGGCTGTGGCCAGGCCCTGGCCTCCGTCCTGCGGGCTTGCCCCATGCTTTGCACCCTGCACCTCCAGGCCTGTGGCTTTGGCCCCAGCTTCTTCCTGAGCCATCAGGCGGCTGTGGGCAGCGCCTTCCAAG ACACCAAGGGCCTGAAGACACTGTCCCTGTCCTACAATGGCCTGGGCCCCACTGCCCTGGCCCAGGTCCTGGGGAGCCTGCCGGCCCACAGCCTCCTGCACCTGGAGCTGAGCTCTGTGGCCACCGGCAAGAGTGGCCTAGGTCTCACGGAGCCCGTGGTTCGCTACCTGAGCCAG GAAGGCTGCGTCCTGGAGCACCTGAGCCTGTCGGCAAACCACCTGGGCGACACAGACGTGAGAGCTCTGAGCAG GCTGTGCTGTCCAGGGTCCCCTGGGCCTGGACCTCTGGGACAAGGTTGTGGCgcagctgcaggagctgcagctGTGCACCAGACATCTCTCTGCTGA